The following proteins come from a genomic window of Suricata suricatta isolate VVHF042 chromosome 5, meerkat_22Aug2017_6uvM2_HiC, whole genome shotgun sequence:
- the UTS2B gene encoding urotensin-2B yields the protein MNKILSTTLCFGLLTLLSAMIFLEVVHGRPYLTQGNELFPDKEDANREKLLLALLNKNFDFQRPSNIDTELASKLEELNQLENLKEQLTEAKDPEISYSIGGLSSSHPNKRACFWKYCV from the exons ATGAACAAGATCCTTTCAACCACTCTTTGCTTTGGACTCCTAACTTTGTTAtctgcaatgatttttttggaagTGGTGCATGGGCGGCCATATCTTACCCAAG GAAATGAATTGTTTccagataaagaagatgcaaaCCGTGAAAAACTATTGCTGGCTCTACTGAATAAAAATTTTGATTTCCAAAGACCTTCCAACATTG ATACAGAACTGGCTAGCAAATTGGAAGAACTTAACCAG CTGGAGAATCTAAAAGAGCAGCTCACGGAGGCAAAAGATCCCGAGATATCCTATTCTATAGGTGGTCTATCTTCTTCCCATCCAAATAAGCgag cCTGCTTTTGGAAATACTGTGTCTGA